In Modestobacter versicolor, a single genomic region encodes these proteins:
- a CDS encoding helicase-related protein, protein MTVPQQGPARRRERSAARQTAARDADRTAARDEKRAQQIWVDGAAPELPTRATRPEKVFFHLGPTNSGKTYDSLQALAATGSGVYAAPLRQLAHEAYAKLSAQLPAGTVGLSTGEEEIDPFAPIVCCTVEKAPDRGELLVLDESHWVTDPDRGHHWARLLLTGEYREMHLISAAEAYLVLRPLVADAEHIEVVNHKRLSRLDVLKGPVRPDGVRPQTLVVAFSRKSVYAVAAELDQHRPGKVGVLYGALPPATRRDVIERFTTGELDVLVTTDVIGHGINVPATTVLFADTTKFDGQELRPLRTWEVAQIAGRAGRYGLTGHGQVGILIGISGMKPVGALVGAGAAVARGDEMSDLPKRAPRLRPELEDLGAHEAVDLPEALTRWMAWARAATRDQAMTADDVTSLVLRVHALLPLLKGPLGAAGDLDTVWRLVNLAIDYNPPRRTRWLVLAKAALQHAVGIPVPPETVLPDLPVGGSVEEFEQTAAAARDAQTLLRQFPGVAGLTSDDAAWVEEECSETITEMLPGAISLGRSGKCTDCGTAIAPWFTTCRPCSTRGPGRGAAPRDAAGRGSRRPGSRSGARQGRRPSRSGR, encoded by the coding sequence GTGACAGTCCCGCAGCAAGGCCCCGCACGTCGCCGTGAGCGCAGCGCCGCACGCCAGACCGCCGCCCGCGACGCCGACCGGACCGCCGCCCGCGACGAGAAGCGCGCCCAGCAGATCTGGGTCGACGGCGCCGCCCCCGAGCTGCCCACCCGGGCGACCCGCCCCGAGAAGGTCTTCTTTCACCTCGGCCCCACCAACTCCGGCAAGACCTACGACTCGCTGCAGGCGCTGGCCGCCACCGGCTCGGGCGTCTACGCCGCGCCGCTGCGCCAGCTGGCGCACGAGGCCTACGCCAAGCTCTCCGCCCAGCTCCCGGCGGGCACCGTCGGCCTGTCGACCGGCGAGGAGGAGATCGACCCGTTCGCGCCGATCGTCTGCTGCACCGTCGAGAAGGCCCCCGACCGCGGCGAGCTGCTGGTCCTGGACGAGTCGCACTGGGTCACCGACCCCGACCGCGGCCACCACTGGGCCCGGCTGCTGCTCACCGGCGAGTACCGCGAGATGCACCTGATCTCGGCGGCCGAGGCCTACCTGGTGCTCCGGCCGCTGGTCGCCGACGCCGAGCACATCGAGGTCGTCAACCACAAGCGGCTGTCCCGGCTCGACGTCCTCAAGGGCCCGGTCCGGCCCGACGGCGTCCGCCCGCAGACCCTGGTCGTCGCGTTCTCCCGCAAGTCGGTCTACGCCGTCGCCGCCGAGCTCGACCAGCACCGCCCCGGCAAGGTCGGCGTCCTGTACGGCGCCCTGCCGCCGGCCACCCGCCGCGACGTGATCGAGCGGTTCACCACCGGTGAGCTCGACGTGCTGGTCACCACCGACGTCATCGGCCACGGCATCAACGTGCCGGCCACCACCGTGCTGTTCGCCGACACCACCAAGTTCGACGGCCAGGAGCTGCGGCCGCTGCGCACCTGGGAGGTCGCCCAGATCGCCGGCCGCGCCGGCCGGTACGGCCTCACCGGGCACGGCCAGGTCGGCATCCTCATCGGCATCAGCGGGATGAAGCCGGTCGGTGCGCTGGTCGGCGCCGGTGCCGCGGTGGCCCGCGGCGACGAGATGAGCGACCTGCCCAAGCGCGCGCCCCGGCTCCGCCCCGAGCTCGAGGACCTGGGTGCCCACGAGGCGGTCGACCTGCCCGAGGCGCTCACCCGCTGGATGGCGTGGGCCCGGGCCGCGACCCGCGACCAGGCGATGACCGCCGACGACGTCACCAGCCTCGTGCTGCGGGTGCACGCCCTGCTGCCGCTGCTGAAGGGCCCGCTCGGCGCGGCCGGCGACCTGGACACCGTCTGGCGGCTGGTCAACCTGGCCATCGACTACAACCCGCCGCGGCGCACCCGCTGGCTGGTGCTGGCCAAGGCCGCGCTGCAGCACGCGGTCGGCATCCCGGTGCCGCCGGAGACGGTCCTGCCCGACCTGCCGGTGGGCGGGAGCGTCGAGGAGTTCGAGCAGACCGCCGCCGCCGCGCGCGACGCGCAGACCCTGCTCCGCCAGTTCCCCGGCGTCGCCGGGCTGACCAGCGACGACGCCGCCTGGGTCGAGGAGGAGTGCTCCGAGACCATCACCGAGATGTTGCCGGGCGCGATCTCGCTCGGCCGGTCCGGCAAGTGCACCGACTGCGGGACGGCGATCGCCCCGTGGTTCACCACCTGCCGGCCGTGCAGCACCCGTGGCCCCGGCCGCGGCGCCGCACCGCGGGACGCCGCCGGCCGCGGCTCCCGGCGTCCGGGCTCCCGCTCCGGCGCCCGCCAGGGGCGCCGCCCCAGCCGCAGCGGTCGCTGA
- a CDS encoding class E sortase: MTNPDDADSTQRWARVPADEVPPPRPAGAHRAAEVAVDEPPTVQEPAARPRDPAWQVVVRGLGELMVTAGLILLLFVVYELYVTDLLNDRKQDQLADQIQEQWADTEPAPVGEPLPPPVAPPVGEPLAVLHIPRLGDDYAKVVLEGTDEGQLREGPGHYVGTALPGQPGNLAIAGHRVGKGSPFLDADDLVPGDPIVVETADSWFVYRVLGDPATGDYTTDPSGVPGQQIVTPTDVSVIAPVPGAPETVSDGTAYLTLTTCHPRYSARQRLIVHAVLEGGPVSKADAPDGPPALQED, encoded by the coding sequence ATGACCAACCCGGACGACGCCGACTCCACCCAGCGCTGGGCGCGGGTGCCGGCCGACGAGGTGCCGCCGCCGCGGCCGGCCGGTGCCCACCGGGCCGCGGAGGTGGCGGTGGACGAACCGCCGACGGTGCAGGAGCCGGCCGCGCGCCCGCGCGACCCCGCCTGGCAGGTGGTGGTGCGCGGTCTCGGCGAGCTGATGGTCACCGCGGGGCTGATCCTGCTGCTGTTCGTCGTCTACGAGCTCTACGTCACCGACCTGCTCAACGACCGCAAGCAGGACCAGCTCGCCGACCAGATCCAGGAGCAGTGGGCCGACACCGAGCCGGCACCGGTGGGCGAGCCGCTGCCCCCGCCGGTCGCACCGCCGGTGGGTGAGCCGCTCGCCGTCCTGCACATCCCGCGGCTGGGCGACGACTACGCGAAGGTCGTGCTGGAGGGCACCGACGAGGGCCAGCTCCGCGAGGGCCCGGGGCACTACGTCGGGACGGCGCTGCCCGGCCAGCCGGGCAACCTGGCGATCGCCGGGCACCGGGTGGGCAAGGGCTCACCGTTCCTGGACGCCGACGACCTGGTGCCCGGTGACCCGATCGTGGTCGAGACCGCCGACAGCTGGTTCGTCTACCGGGTGCTGGGCGACCCGGCCACCGGCGACTACACGACCGACCCGAGCGGGGTGCCGGGGCAGCAGATCGTCACGCCGACCGACGTCTCGGTCATCGCTCCGGTGCCGGGTGCCCCCGAGACCGTGTCCGACGGCACCGCGTACCTGACCCTGACCACCTGCCACCCGCGGTACTCCGCCCGGCAGCGGCTCATCGTGCACGCCGTCCTGGAGGGCGGACCGGTCAGCAAGGCCGACGCGCCCGACGGCCCGCCCGCACTCCAGGAGGACTGA
- a CDS encoding MaoC/PaaZ C-terminal domain-containing protein, which yields MTRTVLTEPPAMPALFARAALTARGRGGALPDTRLAREAVAVDPADLAGYARVCRFPLTDALPVTFPHVLAFPLQVALMTDRSFPLALPGLVHVRNRIEVERPIGAGEALDLEVWAERFATHRSGATVDLCATVSTGGAEVWRGRSTYLARGAQAPDGAPESDVDVRVGEVDRVSAEWRVPDDAGRRYAKVSGDVNPIHLSGLTAKAFGFKRAIAHGMWVKARALAALSGRLPDAVTVDVAFRKPLFLPSTVTLSTAEVRPDGWDLAVRNLRTATEHLVGTVRRG from the coding sequence ATGACCAGGACGGTGCTCACCGAGCCGCCGGCCATGCCGGCGCTGTTCGCTCGGGCCGCGCTCACCGCGCGCGGCCGGGGTGGTGCGCTGCCGGACACCCGGCTGGCCCGCGAGGCCGTGGCGGTCGACCCGGCCGACCTCGCCGGGTACGCCCGGGTCTGCCGGTTCCCGCTCACCGATGCGCTGCCGGTCACCTTCCCGCACGTGCTGGCGTTCCCGCTGCAGGTCGCGCTGATGACCGACCGCTCGTTCCCGCTCGCCCTGCCCGGGCTGGTGCACGTGCGCAACCGCATCGAGGTGGAGCGGCCGATCGGGGCGGGCGAGGCGCTGGACCTGGAGGTCTGGGCCGAGCGCTTCGCGACCCACCGGAGCGGCGCCACCGTCGACCTGTGCGCAACGGTCTCCACCGGTGGCGCCGAGGTGTGGCGCGGCCGGTCGACCTACCTGGCCCGCGGCGCCCAGGCCCCCGACGGCGCCCCCGAGTCCGACGTCGACGTGCGGGTCGGCGAGGTGGACCGGGTGTCGGCGGAGTGGCGGGTGCCCGACGACGCCGGCCGCCGGTACGCCAAGGTCTCCGGCGACGTGAACCCGATCCACCTGTCCGGGCTGACCGCCAAGGCGTTCGGGTTCAAGCGGGCCATCGCGCACGGCATGTGGGTGAAGGCGCGCGCGCTGGCGGCGCTGTCCGGCCGGCTGCCCGACGCGGTCACCGTGGACGTCGCCTTCCGCAAGCCGCTGTTCCTGCCCTCGACGGTGACCCTGTCGACCGCGGAGGTCCGGCCGGACGGTTGGGACCTCGCCGTCCGCAACCTGCGCACCGCGACCGAGCACCTGGTCGGCACGGTCCGTCGCGGCTGA